GCGGCGTGTACCGCACCATCACGCCGGGGGTCGAGAACGTCCCCACCGCCACCGGCGCCGTGCTCGCCGGCAACCATGAGTCCTACCTCGACCCGGCGATGCTGTGGTGCGTCACGCCCCGGCCATGCCACTTCATGGCCAAGCGCGAGCTGTTCACCGGCGTCATGGGCTGGGCGCTGCCCCGGCTCTGGTCGTTCCCGGTCGAGCGCGGGGCGCCCGACCGCACCGCCATCACCACCGCTGTGCGCTACCTGGAGGCCGGCGACCTCGTCGGCATCTTTCCCGAGGGCACGCGCAGGGTCGAGGGCGTCGAGTCCGAAGTACACGGCGGCGCGGCGTTCATCGCGCTCAAGGCCGGTGTCCCGATCGTGCCGGTCGCGTTCGTGGGCACGGACCGTGCGTGGCCGAAGGGCCGCAAGTTGCCGAGGCCGGGTCGGCTCACGTTCAAGTACGGCACGCCGGTGTATCCGTCGCAGTTCGCGGAAGGCACGCGCAAGGAGCAGGTCGCGGCGATGACGGCCGAGGTGATGCGCCGGATCGGCGAGGAACTCGTGGCCGCGAAGGAGATCGACGATGCGCGTTGAGGTCGCCCGGCACGCGGGCATCTGCTACGGAGTGGAACGCGCTCTGAAGCTGGCCGAGGAGGCCGCCGAGTCCGGCGCGCCCGTTCGCACGCTCGGGCCGCTCATCCACAATCCGCAGGCGGTGCAGGCGCTGCGCGACAAGGGCGTCGAGGTCGCAGCCTCGCTCGAGGACGCGTCCGAGGGCACGCTCGTGATCCGCAGCCACGGGGTGTCGCCTGCGATCATCGCCGCGGCGGGCGAGAAGGGGCTCGACGTGGTCGATGCCACGTGCCCGTTCGTCCGCAAGGCGCACGAGGCCGCCGAGGTCCTGGTGGCCGAGGGGTACACGCTCGTGATCGTCGGCGAGCCGGACCATCCCGAGGTCGAGGGCATCGTCGCGCACGCCGGGGGCGCGGCGCTCGTGGTCGAGGACGTGGCCGACCTGCCTGCCACGCTCGGCACGCGCCGCGTGGGCGTGGTCGTCCAGACCACGCAGTCGGCCGAGCGGCTCGCCGAGATCGTCGAGGCGCTGCTGCCGCGCTGCACCGACCTCCGGGTGATCAACACGATCTGCTCGGCGACCGCGAAGAGGCAGGAGGCCGCGCACGAGCTC
This window of the Actinomycetota bacterium genome carries:
- a CDS encoding 1-acyl-sn-glycerol-3-phosphate acyltransferase, giving the protein GVYRTITPGVENVPTATGAVLAGNHESYLDPAMLWCVTPRPCHFMAKRELFTGVMGWALPRLWSFPVERGAPDRTAITTAVRYLEAGDLVGIFPEGTRRVEGVESEVHGGAAFIALKAGVPIVPVAFVGTDRAWPKGRKLPRPGRLTFKYGTPVYPSQFAEGTRKEQVAAMTAEVMRRIGEELVAAKEIDDAR
- a CDS encoding 4-hydroxy-3-methylbut-2-enyl diphosphate reductase, with amino-acid sequence MRVEVARHAGICYGVERALKLAEEAAESGAPVRTLGPLIHNPQAVQALRDKGVEVAASLEDASEGTLVIRSHGVSPAIIAAAGEKGLDVVDATCPFVRKAHEAAEVLVAEGYTLVIVGEPDHPEVEGIVAHAGGAALVVEDVADLPATLGTRRVGVVVQTTQSAERLAEIVEALLPRCTDLRVINTICSATAKRQEAAHEL